A genomic window from Nocardioides jiangxiensis includes:
- a CDS encoding acyl-CoA dehydrogenase family protein yields the protein MDRNIFEPEHDDFRKSVRAYVERQVVPAYPDWEKAGIVPKSLFTDLAELGLTAAVPEEFGGAGIHDFRYNAIFIEEGAYAGVGPALLGPTLHSDICLPYLLELTTDEQKARWLPKVATGESIVAIAMTEPGTGSDLSGIRTKAVRDGDDYVINGAKTFITNGQNADLVILACRTGEHPHKGISLIVVEEGTPGFSRGRNLEKVGMHAQDTSELIFEDCRVPAANLLGNEGEGFFGLTNNLPQERLNIAIGAIAGARAALEWTKQYVRDRKAFGKPIGSLQTISHRLALLETEVEITQTYIDRCIVEHNAGGLSVADAAKAKLWSTEVQGRVVDACVQLHGGYGYMLEYPIARAYIDNRVQRIYGGTSEIMTEIIGRSLNLA from the coding sequence ATGGACCGCAACATCTTCGAGCCCGAGCACGACGACTTCCGCAAGAGCGTCCGCGCCTACGTCGAGCGTCAGGTCGTCCCGGCGTACCCCGACTGGGAGAAGGCCGGCATCGTGCCCAAGTCGCTCTTCACCGACCTCGCCGAGCTCGGCCTCACCGCTGCGGTCCCCGAGGAGTTCGGCGGCGCCGGCATCCACGACTTCCGCTACAACGCGATCTTCATCGAGGAGGGCGCGTACGCCGGCGTCGGCCCGGCCCTCCTCGGCCCGACGCTCCACTCCGACATCTGCCTGCCCTACCTGCTCGAGCTGACCACCGACGAGCAGAAGGCGCGCTGGCTGCCGAAGGTCGCCACCGGCGAGTCGATCGTCGCCATCGCGATGACCGAGCCCGGCACCGGCTCCGACCTCTCCGGTATCCGCACCAAGGCGGTCCGCGACGGCGACGACTACGTCATCAACGGCGCGAAGACGTTCATCACCAACGGCCAGAACGCCGACCTCGTCATCCTCGCGTGCCGCACCGGCGAGCACCCGCACAAGGGCATCTCGCTGATCGTGGTCGAGGAGGGCACCCCGGGCTTCTCCCGCGGCCGCAACCTGGAGAAGGTCGGCATGCACGCGCAGGACACCTCGGAGCTGATCTTCGAGGACTGCCGCGTCCCGGCCGCGAACCTGCTCGGCAACGAGGGTGAGGGCTTCTTCGGCCTCACCAACAACCTGCCCCAGGAGCGCCTCAACATCGCCATCGGCGCCATCGCCGGCGCCCGGGCCGCGCTGGAGTGGACCAAGCAGTACGTCCGCGACCGCAAGGCCTTCGGCAAGCCGATCGGCTCGCTGCAGACGATCAGCCACCGCCTCGCCCTGCTCGAGACCGAGGTCGAGATCACCCAGACCTACATCGACCGCTGCATCGTCGAGCACAACGCCGGCGGCCTCTCCGTCGCGGACGCCGCCAAGGCGAAGCTGTGGTCCACCGAGGTCCAGGGCCGCGTCGTCGACGCCTGCGTCCAGCTGCACGGCGGCTACGGGTACATGCTCGAGTACCCCATCGCCCGGGCCTACATCGACAACCGGGTGCAGCGCATCTACGGAGGCACCTCCGAGATCATGACCGAGATCATCGGCCGCAGCCTGAACCTGGCCTGA